A window of Sphingobacterium kitahiroshimense genomic DNA:
CGAAAAAGTAAAAACATCTCGGTCGTCTTGAAATATATGAGCGGTTCCGTTGCCCTGATGCACATCGAGGTCGATGATTAAAATTTTTTTTGCCAGCTTATTTTTAAGCAAATAACGAGCGGCCACAGCTTGATCATTCAATAAACAAAAGCCTTCTCCAAAATCATAACCCGCGTGATGCGTTCCACCTGCAATATTAAACGAAATACCATTTTGTTGCGCATATAGTGCGGACTTTATCGTACCATCTACCAGATAACGTTCACGATCAACTAGACTCCTTGTTAAAGGAAAACCAATTCTCCGAACCATCTTAGGATCTAATGTCAGATCAAATAAAGCCTGCACATAGCCGGGGTCATGCGCTAAACAAGCAATTTCAAATGACACAAGTAGAGGTTCAAAAAAATTTTCCGCTTTCACTACCCCTTCGTGCAATAGCTGTAATGGAATCAATTCATATTTTTCCATCGGAAATCGATGGCCTGCACGTACAGGATGAATATATTCGGGATGGTACGCGATCTTTAACAAAGCTGTATATTTAAAACTTCACTAAGATAATAAAAAGGATATTTAATGGTTTTTATTGTGGATAATATTTAAAAATAATTGTTTCCCCCTCTAAAAAATAGCATATTTGATTTCAACTAATTAAATTTATGGAACTTAGCACCAAACCACAATTATCAGCCGAAGAGCAACGTGTATTAGGCTCTTTAATCGAGAAGTCAAAGGTCACCCCAGAATATTACCCGATGTCACTGAACGGTCTCCAAAGTGCCTGCAACCAAAAAACGGCTCGAAGACCTGTGGTACAATATTCCGATGAGACCATTATCAATACCTTAGCCATACTGAAAAAAAAGGGTCTTATCGCGCATGTTATAGGTGGAGGTAGCCGTGTGACAAAGTATAAACATAATTTTGCCATACAATTTCCATTAGTTCCATCAGAACTAGCAATCATCTGTCTTCTACTACTTCGCGGACCATTAACAGCCGGAGAAATAAATTCAAATTCAGGTCGTCTGTATGATTTTGAAGCCTTGGAAGACATTACAGAACATCTTGAAAAATTAGCATCTGAAGGATTTGTAAAAGCATTAGAAAAACAACCAGGACATAAGGAAGTGCGATATATACATTTACTCGGTGATATCGATTTGGAACAATTTGAGCAAATACATCCCCCTTCCGAAAATACGGTACTCCTTCATAAAAGAATTGAAACATTAGAACAAGAATTAGCACAATTGAAACAACAATTTCAAGAACTTTGGGATGAACTGCATTAAAATAGACTGCTTATTTTATCCTTCTTTCAATGTGATTTATTAAGAATCGCGAGCGCACAATGGTAAGCTCAACTTCAAAAAAGATCATGTGATGTTAGATAAAAATAAAATCGGTTTACATTATTTAAATCCGCAGCTTCGCTTTACTTTTTATAAACAATATAAAACGGAACAACATGAAATTTGGACAGGTATCAAATCCACAAGAAATAGATTTTACGTTACCCCCTACTTCCCCGGATACGCTAAAATTATTAAAAAAGAATAAAAACAAGGAAGCATTTGCCATCTATGTCGGATGTGCTAAGTGGAATAAATCGGACTTAAAGGGCTTTTATCCGAAAGGAACGAAAGATGAACTTCCCTACTACAGTAGCCAGTTTAACAGTATTGAACTCAATGCAACCTTTTATAATGCACCATCAAAAGAGCAAGTTGAGACTTGGAAAAAAAAGACTCCCACAGACTTTAAATTTTTCCCTAAAATACCGCAATCAATAAGTCATTATAGCCGTCTATTAAACACTGATGAAAAAGTAAAGGAATTTACAGATAATATCGCTCTCTTTGAAGAAAAGTTAGGAATGATCTTCTTACAAATGCATGATAACTATAAACCAAAAGATATGGAACGCCTCCGTGAGTTTATCTCTAAATTTCCGAAAGGACTACCACTTGCAGTAGAAGTTCGTAATCAGGAATGGTTTTCCAAAGCTGAAACAGCAACTGCATTTTACAAGTTACTTGAGCAATTTGACATTACAAATATCTTAGTTGACACAGCAGGAAGACGCGACCTCTTACATATGCATTTAACTACTCCATCGGCATTCATTCGCTATGTCGGAGCCAATGATCCATCTGATTACACCAGATTGGACGACTGGGTTATGGTCATTAAACAATGGCGGGAAGCAGGTCTACAGAAACTATATTTTTTCATTCATCAAAATATCGAACTGGAATCACCACTTTTAGCAAGTTATTTCATCAAAAAGCTGAATAAGGAATTAAAACTTGATTTACATATCCCAGGTAGTGATAAATTATTTTAAAATTATCACTTAGCAGTGCATGATATAAATTGTAACTCTAGCTTAGAATATCATGTAAAAAAAGAGGCATCCTTAAATAAAGGATGCCTCTTTTTGATATTTATTGCAAATTATTTTTTCGCAAAACGGAAGTTCTTTCCAATAAAACGAGCATTTGCACCTAATTCTTCTTCAATGCGTAACAATTGATTGTATTTAGCCATACGATCAGAACGTGAAGCCGACCCAGTTTTAATTTGACCACAGTTCAAAGCAACAGCTAAATCAGCGATTGTTGAATCTTCAGTTTCACCAGAACGGTGAGACATAACCGAAGTGTAGTTTGAATTCTGTGCCAAAGTAACAGCATTAATTGTTTCAGTTAAAGAACCAATTTGATTAACTTTTACTAAGATTGAATTTGCAGTATCTGTATCCACACCTTGTTGCAATCGTTTTGTATTTGTAACAAATAAATCATCACCAACCAATTGAATAGTAGCGCCAATTTTTTCTGTTAACAATTTCCAACCTGACCAATCATCTTCCTGCATACCATCTTCGATAGATATAATTGGATATTTTTCAGTCAATTCTGCTAAATAAGCAACTTGTTCTTCGGAAGTACGGATAGCACCTTTATCACCTTCAAATTTAGTATAATCGTATTTACCGTTTACATAAAATTCTGAAGCAGCACAATCTAAAGCTAGACAAATATCAGAACCTGGTTTGTAACCAGCTGCTTCAATTGCTTTTAATACAGTTTCAATAGCATCTTCAGTACCATCAAAAGTTGGAGCAAAGCCACCTTCATCACCTACTGCAGTAGATAGACCGCGGTCATGCAAAATCTTTTTCAAGTTATGGAATACTTCCGTTCCCCAACGTAAAGCTTCAGAGAATGAAGGAGCGCCTACTGGCATAATCATAAATTCTTGGAAAGCAATAGGAGCATCAGAGTGAGAACCACCATTAATGATGTTCATCATCGGAATAGGTAATGTATTAGCATTAACACCACCAATATAACGGTATAATGGTTGACGAGACTCTTGGGCAGCAGCTTTTGCAACAGCTAAAGAAACACCTAAAATAGCATTAGCGCCTAAGTTTCCTTTATTTTCAGTACCGTCCAAATCAATCATGATTTTGTCGATTGCATTTTGCTCAAAAACATCAACACCTGCTAAAGCCTCAGCAATTTTAGTGTTTACATTTTCTACTGCTTTCAAAACACCTTTACCTAAGTATTTTGATTTATCACCATCACGCAACTCTACTGCTTCGTGAACACCTGTAGAAGCACCAGAAGGCACTGCAGCACGTCCAACGAAACCATTTTGTGTCGTTACATCTACTTCGATAGTAGGATTTCCGCGCGAATCCAAAATCTGACGCGCATGTACATCAATAATTAAACTCATTGTAATATTGGTTTAAACTTTTTATATAGTATTTTATACAATACTTAGTGTAATTTTTACACTAAAAAATTATATTCTGATTTAATAATCAAATATAAATAAAATTGAGCTTATTAAAAAACGTAAACCACAATTTTATGGCAAGAATGAATATATAAAGTGCAAAAAAAGAGGTTAGCAAATTGCTAACCCCTATCTTTATACTAATCGATTATTTTTTAATTAACTCAATGAAATCATCAAATAAATAACGTGAATCATGTGGACCAGGTGACGACTCTGGATGATATTGTACCGAGAACGCATTTTTTCCAATTACACGGATACCTTCAATCGATTGGTCATTTAAATTGATGTGCGTAACTTCAACTTTATCTGACTGTTCAATATCTTCTGCAACAACACCAAAGCCATGATTCTGTGAGGTAATCTCACAACGGTTAGCAATAATATTCTTAACCGGATGGTTGATACCACGGTGACCGTTGTGCATTTTTTTCGTACGGATATCATTTGCCAAAGCCAATATCTGGTGTCCAAGACAGATTCCAAACATCGGTTGGTCTGCCGCTAAGATATCTTTTACCGTTTGAATTGCGTAACTCATCGCTGATGGATCACCAGGACCATTAGAGATGAAATATCCTGCAGGATTCCATTCTTGCATTTCTGCAAAAGTAGTTTTAGCAGGGAATACTTTTGCATACACTTCTCTTTGAGAGAAATTGCGAAGAATATTCTTTTTAATACCTAAATCTAATACTGCCACACGTACAGGAGCATCTTCATTACCATAAAAATAAGGTTCTGTTGTAGAAACCTGAGATGATAATTCAAGTCCATCCATGGAAGGAACAGTAGCTAAAGTAGCTTTTAATGCTTCAACATCTAAGTTTTCAGATGAAATAATAGCATTCATTGCACCTTTATTACGGATATGACGCACCAAAGATCGCGTATCAATATCTGAAATACCAACTAAATTTCCCTCTTCAAAATAGCTCTGAATAGATTCGTCGGCCATTTTACGACTATAGTTAATATTATAATTTTTACAAACTAATCCTGCGATTTGAATCTTACCAGATTCAGTATCATCTTCATCAATTCCATAGTTACCAATATGGGCATTGGTTGTTACCATAATTTGTCCGAAATATGAGGGATCGGTAAAAATCTCTTGGTAACCTGTAGTTCCGGTATTGAAACAAATTTCGCCAGTAGTCGTTCCAATTTTTCCCGCTGCTTTTCCGTGATAAACCGTTCCGTCTTCTAAAACTAAAATTGCAGGCAATTTGCTGTAGTTGGTCATTATTTATTAAATATAAAATTGTTTTTCCTAATTCCTTGCTTTATCGAAGTTTTGGTGTATAAAAAAAGCCCTAAATGGGCTAAATAATCAATTAACAATTGATTCAACGATAACGAAATTATCGTTTTTTACAACATTTGCGAAAGCATTTACTTCAATTTTCACAGGAGACAAAGGTATAACAAAATCATCAAAGTAAAAAGACTTTTTTTATAATAGTGTGATATTCCAAAAATATAACGTTAAAATCACCAATCTTAATAAGATAATGAAGTGTTTATTAATTACTTTCAATTACATTGCCCGATGCATCGCGAAAATTCCCAATGACAATCATAACAAGATCAATAATATACCAGATACCACATCCGCCAAAGGTCAATAATTGAATAATCCCAGTACCGATCTTACCTACATAAAAACGGTAAACACCAAACGGTCCTAAAAAAATACAAAGTAATAAACAGGCTAACCACCTCTCATCTCTATTTTGATTATTTGATTGCTGGGTATAATACATCGGTTGACGAACACCACATGATGGACATATTTCTGCCTTCGCATTAATAATAGCTCCGCATTCTACACAATATTTTTGTGCTGCTTGATTCATAATGTAATTAGTTTAGACAATAAAGTTACAAACTACCGTTCAATACAGGAGCTAAAAAATAAAAAAAGCGATTACATCGTATGTAATCGCTTTTTCTACCAAAAAACAATCAATTACAAATTGATTGCTTTCCAGATCATATCCTTCAATTGCAAAATATTTTTTCCTGCAACAGATGATATAAATATATACGGTAATCCTTCCGGAACTTCTTTTTCCATTTCTCTCTCCAATTCATCATCCAACATATCAGCCTTAGTAATTGCCAATAATTTTGGTTTATCACGAAGTTCTGGATTATAAACTGAAAGCTCATTTAATAAAATATCATATTCCTGCTTTATCGTGCGCTCAGTATCTGCGGGCACCATAAACAGCAACACAGAATTTCGTTCAATGTGTCTTAAGAATCGATATCCTAAACCCTTACCTTTAGAGGCACCCTCAATAATACCAGGAATATCTGCCATTACAAAAGATTTCCCATCACGATAACTCACGATACCAAGATTAGGAACTAAGGTAGTAAAAGGATAGTTCGCAATTTCAGGTTTCGCCGCTGAAACAACAGATAATAGTGTAGATTTTCCCGCATTTGGAAAACCAACCAATCCTACGTCAGCTAATACTTTCAACTCTAGAATAATCCAACGCTCTTGTCCAGGCAAACCCGGTTGTGCAAAACGTGGCGTCTGCTGAGTTGAAGATTTAAAGTGCCAGTTACCTAATCCACCTTTACCACCAGGAGTTAAAATTTGTGTCTCTCCATCCTCGGTGATTTCAAATAAAACCTCTCCCGTTTCAGCATCTTTAGCCACTGTCCCTACAGGAACCTCTAAAATTTCATCCTTCCCTGAGGCACCCGTACTTGTAGCAGAACTACCTGATTCACCACTGGAAGCAATGATATGCTTCCTATATTTTAGGTGCAATAAAGTCCATAATTGTGTATTCCCTTTAAGGATAATATGACCTCCACGACCACCATCACCTCCATCGGGTCCACCCTTCATGGTTGTTTTATCTCGATGTAAGTGCGCTGAGCCTGATCCTCCGTGTCCCGATCGACAACACACCTTCACATAATCGACAAAATTAGAACCTTGCGCCATAGAAATAAAATATATTTGTTAT
This region includes:
- a CDS encoding histone deacetylase, with the protein product MLKIAYHPEYIHPVRAGHRFPMEKYELIPLQLLHEGVVKAENFFEPLLVSFEIACLAHDPGYVQALFDLTLDPKMVRRIGFPLTRSLVDRERYLVDGTIKSALYAQQNGISFNIAGGTHHAGYDFGEGFCLLNDQAVAARYLLKNKLAKKILIIDLDVHQGNGTAHIFQDDRDVFTFSIHGDKNFPFIKESSDLDLPVSDGITDDVYLQLLSKHLPNLFNKVKPDFVFYQAGVDILATDKLGKLKLSPAGCRLRDEFVLLNCLQYQVPVQVCMGGGYSLHIKDIVNAHCETFKIAVDLYNF
- a CDS encoding YceH family protein, whose amino-acid sequence is MELSTKPQLSAEEQRVLGSLIEKSKVTPEYYPMSLNGLQSACNQKTARRPVVQYSDETIINTLAILKKKGLIAHVIGGGSRVTKYKHNFAIQFPLVPSELAIICLLLLRGPLTAGEINSNSGRLYDFEALEDITEHLEKLASEGFVKALEKQPGHKEVRYIHLLGDIDLEQFEQIHPPSENTVLLHKRIETLEQELAQLKQQFQELWDELH
- a CDS encoding DUF72 domain-containing protein, which translates into the protein MKFGQVSNPQEIDFTLPPTSPDTLKLLKKNKNKEAFAIYVGCAKWNKSDLKGFYPKGTKDELPYYSSQFNSIELNATFYNAPSKEQVETWKKKTPTDFKFFPKIPQSISHYSRLLNTDEKVKEFTDNIALFEEKLGMIFLQMHDNYKPKDMERLREFISKFPKGLPLAVEVRNQEWFSKAETATAFYKLLEQFDITNILVDTAGRRDLLHMHLTTPSAFIRYVGANDPSDYTRLDDWVMVIKQWREAGLQKLYFFIHQNIELESPLLASYFIKKLNKELKLDLHIPGSDKLF
- the eno gene encoding phosphopyruvate hydratase, which translates into the protein MSLIIDVHARQILDSRGNPTIEVDVTTQNGFVGRAAVPSGASTGVHEAVELRDGDKSKYLGKGVLKAVENVNTKIAEALAGVDVFEQNAIDKIMIDLDGTENKGNLGANAILGVSLAVAKAAAQESRQPLYRYIGGVNANTLPIPMMNIINGGSHSDAPIAFQEFMIMPVGAPSFSEALRWGTEVFHNLKKILHDRGLSTAVGDEGGFAPTFDGTEDAIETVLKAIEAAGYKPGSDICLALDCAASEFYVNGKYDYTKFEGDKGAIRTSEEQVAYLAELTEKYPIISIEDGMQEDDWSGWKLLTEKIGATIQLVGDDLFVTNTKRLQQGVDTDTANSILVKVNQIGSLTETINAVTLAQNSNYTSVMSHRSGETEDSTIADLAVALNCGQIKTGSASRSDRMAKYNQLLRIEEELGANARFIGKNFRFAKK
- the carA gene encoding glutamine-hydrolyzing carbamoyl-phosphate synthase small subunit; translated protein: MTNYSKLPAILVLEDGTVYHGKAAGKIGTTTGEICFNTGTTGYQEIFTDPSYFGQIMVTTNAHIGNYGIDEDDTESGKIQIAGLVCKNYNINYSRKMADESIQSYFEEGNLVGISDIDTRSLVRHIRNKGAMNAIISSENLDVEALKATLATVPSMDGLELSSQVSTTEPYFYGNEDAPVRVAVLDLGIKKNILRNFSQREVYAKVFPAKTTFAEMQEWNPAGYFISNGPGDPSAMSYAIQTVKDILAADQPMFGICLGHQILALANDIRTKKMHNGHRGINHPVKNIIANRCEITSQNHGFGVVAEDIEQSDKVEVTHINLNDQSIEGIRVIGKNAFSVQYHPESSPGPHDSRYLFDDFIELIKK
- a CDS encoding TM2 domain-containing protein; translation: MNQAAQKYCVECGAIINAKAEICPSCGVRQPMYYTQQSNNQNRDERWLACLLLCIFLGPFGVYRFYVGKIGTGIIQLLTFGGCGIWYIIDLVMIVIGNFRDASGNVIESN
- the obgE gene encoding GTPase ObgE, with the translated sequence MAQGSNFVDYVKVCCRSGHGGSGSAHLHRDKTTMKGGPDGGDGGRGGHIILKGNTQLWTLLHLKYRKHIIASSGESGSSATSTGASGKDEILEVPVGTVAKDAETGEVLFEITEDGETQILTPGGKGGLGNWHFKSSTQQTPRFAQPGLPGQERWIILELKVLADVGLVGFPNAGKSTLLSVVSAAKPEIANYPFTTLVPNLGIVSYRDGKSFVMADIPGIIEGASKGKGLGYRFLRHIERNSVLLFMVPADTERTIKQEYDILLNELSVYNPELRDKPKLLAITKADMLDDELEREMEKEVPEGLPYIFISSVAGKNILQLKDMIWKAINL